The DNA segment AAGGTTATTTAAAACAGAGAAGCCACCTCAATTGAGATGGCTTCCTATATATAGTTGTTTTGGGAAAGACTATCCTAAAACTTCTTTCACTTTTTTTCCAATTTCTGCTGGAGAATCTACAACGTGGATTCCACATTCTCTCATAATGCGTTTTTTAGCTTCGGCAGTATCATCTTCACCTCCAACGATTGCACCTGCGTGACCCATTGTTCTACCTTTTGGTGCAGTTTCACCAGCGATAAAACCAATTACTGGTTTGCGGTTACCATCTTCTTTGATCCATTTTGCAGCATCAGCTTCTAGTTGACCACCAATTTCACCAATCATTACGATACAGTTGGTTTCTGGATCATTCATCAAAAGCATCACTGCTTCTTTTGTAGTTGTTCCGATAATTGGATCTCCACCAATACCAATTGCAGTAGTGATTCCCAATCCTTGTTTTACAACTTGATCAGCAGCTTCGTATGTTAATGTTCCTGATTTAGAAACGATTCCAACAGTTCCTTTTTTGAAAACAAAACCTGGCATAATACCTACTTTCGCTTCTCCTGGAGTAATGATACCTGGACAGTTTGGTCCTACAAGTGTACAAGGTTTGTTCTCGATGTATGCAGCTACTTTGATCATATCTGCGACTGGAATACCTTCTGTAATTGTAATAATAACTTTGATTCCTGCATCTGCAGCTTCCATAATAGCATCAGCAGCAAAAGCTGGCGGTACAAAAATGATTGTAGTGTCAGCCTGAACTTGGTCTACAGCATCTTTTACAGTATTAAAAACTGGACGGTCTAAGTGCGTAGATCCACCTTTTCCTGGAGTTACACCACCTACTACATTTGTTCCGTACTCAATCATTTGTTCAGCGTGGAAAGTTCCTTCGCTACCTGTAAATCCTTGTACTATTATTTTCGAATCTTTATTAACTAAAACACTCATACTATATCTTTTAAATTGTTTTTTAAAATGGTGTTGCAAAAATAGGTTTTTAGGGGCAATATTTATAGTAAAATCATAAAAAAATGTAGCCTACAACTTATTCAAGTCTTTTAATATTCTCTTTCATGTAAGGATACTGATAGATTACAAATTCTGCTTCTGAATTTGGATATTTTTTGTCCCCATATTTTTGAATTTTTATGTAAACCCTTTCTTCGGGATATAGGGCAACATTCATTGCCTTCATTGCCCAATCATCTACAGAAATGCTCCCTTTTGAATCGCAGTAATGCTTGTTTTTCGAAAGGTATTCATTGAGATCATCGTCTATTCTAGTTTCATCAATACAAATTCTAAAGCTAGTTAACTTCCCCGAATAGAGATTAAAGGAGAGGTAATTATCATATAATCCAAAAAAGGATACTAGTGGTAAAATGGCAATTACTGCAAACGGGATTTTGTTAGATCCGCTCACAAGATTTCTAAATGAAATTATAGTGTTGTTGTGGTAAAATAAAATTATCAAATATAGTATCATCAGCACATTCCAAGGCCAAACAATTGAAATGTAGTTAATTCCTAATGGAGAAAGAAAAATTAGAATAAATATGTGCATTGCAATCAATAGAAGTGCGTAACGTTGTTTGTTTTTTACAAATAACAAACCTAATGCAGCAAGAATTTCAAAGATTGGCAGGGCTAAACCAGCATAGTGAACTACGATATTCTGAATTTGATTTGGTTCGAAACCACAAAATCTAATCTGGATCATTTTCTCCCAAACGGTTTACAGAAAACCACCGTTCAATTTGTGTAGACCACTAAAGAAGTATGTCGCAATTATCAAAAATGAAAAATAGTTGAGAAACTGCTTTGGATTTTTATTATAAAAGAAAAAGAAAATGAATGTTAGCAAATATTGATATTCCCAAGGTTGCCAGCGACTTTGATCTAAAAGGCAAGAGGAGAATTCAACCGCAGTTGTGGCTACTAGAATTACTTTCGACTTTGGAAAAATTCCTACCAAAGCAATTCCACTTAAGGCGATAAAGAATAAGGCCAAATGGACCGAATTCGGAATATTCTCTAGAAATTCAAACGGAGGAATAACAGGGAAAAGTCTGTCAGTATGCCAGACTTTATAAGAAAATAGTTTTGTAAAAATCCAAAAAGCGGACGTGATTCTGATAATCAAAATCGTTGTCGAATCTTCCGATTTAAGTTGAAACATAATTACAATATGGTTAAATTATGCTTGCAAAAAGTATTTACGACAGTTGACTCATCTGATAGCACTTAAACAGCTTTCCGTCTTTTAACTCCCAGACAACCATAAAATGTGCAAGCAACATTTCCTCATTAGGATTCTCAATTGTCGAAACATATTGCGAATATCGGACAGCAACCTTTTGGTTTTCGGCAACAATATGACCAATCTCAATACGAGAACTTGGATAAGCTTTAGACAACTCGTCAGACAGAGCAATCATCTCCATCCTATTCATCATAACCAGTCCCTTGCTGCTCTGCCACTCGAGACTTGCATCTGCATGAAGCAAAGTGTCTAGTGCCTTACTATTAATAATCGCATCTGATTTGTATAAACTTTCAACAATTTTTCTAGCGCTCATAATTTTTTAATTTGTTTATAATCTCCGGCAATTTTTTAATATTTGCCAATTGCTTTAGTTTCTCCCTAGATTCTTCTATTGGAGTTCCAAAATAACTTTTGCCACCTGCAATAGATTTGGTTACGCCTGTTTGTCCCATCACCACAGCTTTTGTGCCGATAGTAATGCCACTCGTAGTACCTACTTGTCCCCACAGAGTCACCTCATCTTCTATAATAACACAGCCGGCAATACCTGTCTGAGAAGCGATAAGGCATTTTTTACCGATAATAGTGTCATGACCAACGTGCACCTGATTGTCAATTTTAGTTCCCCAACCAACAGTAGTATCTCCAGTAACGCCTCTATCAATTGTGCAAAGTGCACCAATATCGACATTATCTTCTATAATTACACGACCACAGGAAATAAGTTGATCAAAACCACTTTCTCTCTTTTTGTAATAAAATGCATCCGCTCCCAAAACAGAGCCGGCGTGTATTTTTACATTATTACCAATAATAGTATTATCATAAAGCACTACATTGCTATGAATAAGACAGTTATCGCCAATTTTAACATTATTTCCAACAATTACATTTGGTTGCAAAATTGTCCCTTCTCCAATCGTTGCCGATGGCGAAATGCTCGAATGCGAAGGATTAAAAGGACTAAAATGCTTTATAATTTTATTAAAATCTCTAAAAGGATCATCCGAAATTAAAAGTGCTTTTCCTTCAGGACATTCCACTTCTTTATTGATTAAAACAATCGTTGCAGCAGATTGCAAGGCTTTATCGTAATATTTTGGATGATCTACAAAAACAATATCCCCAGGAGTAACGACGTGAATTTCATTTAAACCGTAAACTGGAAAATTTTCATCTCCTACGAATTTGGCGTCTATTAAAGCAGCAATTTCTGCTAGTGGATATTTTTCTGTAAACTTCATTATATTTTTTTAGTGCGCTTTCGCGAAATGTAGAATGGTATAATTACGATTTAACGCGTTCCATATAAGAACCTGATGTTGTATCGATTTTAATTTTGTCTCCTTCATTAATAAACAAAGGTACATTTACTGAAGCTCCAGTTTCAACTTTTGCAGGTTTCATAGCATTTGTTGCCGTGTTTCCTTTCATTCCTGGCTCTGTATAGGTTACTTCAAGAACAACCGAAGCTGGCATATCTACAGAAAGAGGCAGTTCAGTTTCCGCATTAATCTGCACCATTACATTTTCTCCTTCTTTTAATAAATCTGGAGCGTCAAGGATTGCTTTGTTTAAAATGATTTGCTCATATGTTTCTACGTGCATAAAGTTGAAATCATCGCCCTCTGCATATAAAAATTGGAACTTATGTGTTTCTACACGTACTTCGTCAATTTTATGTCCTGCCGAGAAAGTGTTTTCTAAAACTCTTCCCGTGGTAAGACTACGCATCTTTGTACGAACGAAAGCTGGTCCTTTTCCTGGTTTTACGTGAAGGAATTCGATAATTTTATAAATATCGTTATTAAATTTTATGCATAATCCGTTGCGAATATCTGAAGTACTTGCCATTTGATGGTGTATTATTTAAAAGTTATTATTTTTGTATTGTGATTTTTAGTTGCTTCCGGTATATCCTTTCATCACGCCTCGGGATGAATTGCGAATAAACAATATAATTTCGTCACGTTCTGGAGTCGCTTCCATTTCAGCTTCAATTATTCCTAAAGCTTGAGTCGTATTGTAATTTTTCTGATAAAGGATTCGGTAGATCTCTTGTATTTCGCGAATTTTCTGGGCTTCAAAACCTCTTCTTCTAAGTCCTACCGAATTTATTCCAACGTAAGATAAAGGTTCTTTTGCAGCTTTGGTAAATGGAGGTACATCTTTACGAAGCAACGAGCCACCAGAAATCATTGCATGTGCTCCAATATTTATAAATTGATGTACTGCAGATAATCCACCGATAATAGCATAGTTTCCTACACTGACGTGACCACCAAGTAAAACACCATTTACAATAATAACATTGTCACCTATCTGACAATCATGTGCAATGTGTGCAGTAGCCATCACTAGACAATTATTACCTATCACCGTTTGGCCAGAAGCAATTGTGCCTCTATTTATAGTTACACATTCTCTTATAGTTGTATTGTCTCCAATGATGGCAAGTGAATCCTCTCCACCAAATTTAAGATCTTGCGGAACGGCAGAAATTACAGCGCCTGGAAAGATGTTGCAATTTTTACCAATTCTAGCCCCTTCCATTATAGTAACATTTGATCCAATCCACGTTCCATCACCAATTATAACATTATTATGTATTGTTGTAAAAGGTTCGATGACCACATTTTTGGCAATCTTTGCGCCTGGATGTACATATGCGAGTGGTTGATTCATAATCTGAATTTAATTTTTAATTTACTCTGGCAATTTGAGCCATCAATTCTGCTTCCGCAACTAATTTACCATTCGCGTAAGCGTTCGCTTGCATATGACAGATACCGCGACGAATCGGCGAAATAAGATCACATTTAAATATTAATGTATCTCCTGGTAATACTTTCTGTTTGAACTTAACATTGTCTATTTTCATAAAATAGGTTAAGTAATTTTCGGGGTCAGGAACAGAACTTAAAATTAAAATTCCTCCTGTTTGAGCCATCGCTTCAACTATAATAACTCCAGGCATCACCGGTGCTCCAGGAAAATGACCAATGAAGAATGACTCGTTCATGGTTACATTTTTTAACCCTACCACATGCGTTGCCGACATCTCAATTATTCTATCAATAAATAAAAATGGAGGTCGGTGCGGCAAAATACTCATAATTTTATGAATATCCATTAAAGGCTCTTGATTCAAATCAAAGGCAGGCACTTGATTGCGCTGCTCTAATTTAATTATCTTCGAAAGTTTTTTTGCAAATTGCGTATTAATATTATGACCTGGTTTATTTGCTATAACTTTTCCTTTGAGTCGAATTCCCACCAAAGCCAAATCGCCAATCACGTCAAGTAATTTGTGTCTTGCAGCTTCGTTAGGATAATGTAAAGTAAGATTGTCAAGAATACCATTTGGCTTTACCGAAATATGTTCTTTACCAAAGGCTTTTTTCAAATTCTCCATTGTCGAATCTGAAATTTCTTTGTCTACATATACAATTGCATTGTTGAGATCGCCACCTTTTATAAGTCCATTATCCAACAAAGATTCTAATTCGTGTAAAAAACTAAAAGTTCTTGCATTTGCAATTTCTTCCTTAAAGTCGTCAATACTCTTAAGAGTGGCATTTTGAGTTCCTAATACTTTAGTTCCAAAATCGACCATTGCCGTTACTTGATAGTCATCAGAAGGCATAATTAGAATTTCGCTTCCTGTCGTTTCATCTGTAAAATTGATTACTTCCTTAACAACATAATATTTGCGTTCGGCATTTTGCTCTTCAATTCCTGCTTGCTCAAGTGCTTTGACAAAATACTTAGAAGAACCATCCATAATTGGGGGCTCTGATTCATTTAATTCAATTATAATGTTATCAATGTCACAACCTACACAAGCTGCAAGTACATGTTCTGAAGTTTGGATTTTTACCCCCAATTTTTCCAGATTTGTCCCTCGCTGCGTGTTGACTACGTAATTAACATCGGCTTCAATTACGGGCGAACCTTCCAGATCAACCCTTACAAAGGTGTAGCCATTGTTCACAGGCGCCGGTTTTAATGTCATAGTGACTTCCTTTCCAGTATGCAGACCTACTCCCTTGAGAGTAACTTCCTGCTTTATGGTTTTTTGTTTAACCATTATAATCGTCTTTTTTAATTATTTGTTTTTTTAATTCGTCAATATCATTAATAATTTTTGGTAAATTTCTGAAATGCACATACGATTTACTAAAGTCATTGTATCCAAATGATGGTGACCCCTGTACAATCTCGCCATCTCCGAGGCTTTTTCCAACACCTGCTTGTGCTTGAATGCGTACATTATTACCAATTGTAATATGACCCACGATCCCAACTTGACCTCCAATCATACAATTTTTGCCGATTTTGGTCGATCCAGCAACTCCCGTCTGACTTGCAATTACAGTATTTTCTCCAATTTCGACATTATGAGCAATCTGAATCTGATTGTCCAGTTTTACTCCTTTTCTAATGATTGTAGATCCCATCGTTGCTCGATCAATTGTTGTCCCTGCTCCTATCTCTACATCGGCCTCTATGATTACATTTCCTATTTGTGGAATCTTATCAAATGTTCCGTCTTTTTGAGGTGCGAAACCAAATCCGTCTGAGCCTATAATAACACCTGAATGGATCACGCAATTATCGCCAATAATACAATCTTCATAAATACGAACGCCAGCAAAGATGCGAACATTATTGCCAATTTTGCAGTTTTGTGCAATATGTACGTGTGGATGAATCTGCGCATTGTCGCCAATTTCTACATTATCTTCGATAACGGCAAAGTGACCTAGGTATAAATCCTTTCCGCAAATCGCAGAATTGGAGATATAAGAAGGTGTAGCAATACCATTTCGGTTGCTCTTAGTTTCGTTGTAATGTTGTAATATTTTTGAGAATGCGTCATACGCATCGTCCACTCGGATCATCGTAGTAGAAACAGGATGATCTGGCGAAAAATTGGAGTTTACAATAACTACACTTGCCAAGGTATTGTATATAAAGTGATTGTATTTTGGATTAGATAAAAAAGTTAAAGCTCCTTCCGTACCTTCCTCAATCTTGGAAAGCTTGAAAACTTCGGCTTCAGGATTCCCTTCAATCGTCCCCTCTAATACAGTTGCTATTTGGTGTGCAGTAAATTTCATTCTGACAAAAATATAAAAAATAGGTCTTAGTTCTTATTTTTCAACAAGTACTTTTGGAAAACAAATATAATACTTAGTTACTGGTTTGGACAACGCTCTGAGATTTAATTGATCTGATGCATCAATAACATCTTCAACAGAACCATCCTTCTTCAAGATTCGGATAGGTTCCAAACATTTATTATAAGCTTGATTCTTGATTTTACCTTTAAATATAAAGTACTTCGCTTCTGTGGCAGTCAATTTATTTGTTTCTAAAAATCGGTCCACTAATTTTTGAGTTTCCTCTGATGAAAATTTATCATTACTCAAAATAATTTTAGGCAACTCTCGGTTAATGATCATATTACTTAGCTTTCGCAAAATAAAATCATCATGAGTTAGCCACTGTTTCACAGCCGAAATAATATCGTAATCGTCAAGCAGTGCAAAAGTATCTAGAGCATCACCACACAATTCTTCTTTGCTAACGTTGTGATTAAGAAAAAACGACAATGGCGCTGAACAATTAACTTCAATCTTATTCTGAATTAATTCTCTTGCTCTTTTCATCACTTTTATCAAAATCAACTCGGTGACAAGACTTGTTTTATGTAAATAAACTTGCCAATACATCAATCTTCTCGCCGTTAGAAAGTTTTCGACGGAGTAAATACCTTTTTCTTCGATGACCAAAACATCATCCTTTACATTCATCATCTGAATCATTCGCTGCGAACTGATATTACCTTCTGCAACTCCAGTAAAAAAGCTATCTCGTTTTAGATAATCCATCCGGTCCATATCGAGTTGACTTGAAACCAACTGAATCATGAATTTTCGAGGGTAAGAAGCTTTAAAAATTTCGATTGCCAAATCTAATTTGCCTGGGAAAATAATATTAAATTTCTCCATAAACGCCAACGAAATATCTTCGTGTGACACTTCTTCGATAATACTGTGTTCCAAAGCGTGCGAAAATGGGCCGTGTCCGATGTCGTGCAAAAGAATAGCCAAGTAAAGTCCATTTTCTTCATCATCAGAAATACGTACCCCTTTTATTCTTAAGGTATTTACAGCCTGTTGCATTAAATGTAAACAACCTAAGGCATGATGAAATCTCGTGTGATGCGCACCTGGAAAAACCATATATGCCATTCCCATTTGGGATATTCGTCGCAATCGCTGAAATTCAGGGTGCTGTACAATATCGTAAATAAGCGTATTTGGCAAGGTTATAAAACCATAAATAGGATCACTAAAAATTTTTAATTTGTTTATTTTCTCCAAAATCCAATTTTTATTGAGAGCAAATATACAGTATCAGACCGAGAAACTTTATACCTTGGGGTAATCTCAAAAAATTTTCGGCATTTTCTATTAAATATCTTATATCTAAATTACACAATGACTTGTTAAGATTTCTTGGACTTTCTAATTTTAGCGAAAGCAATATCATAAGAATTCTTGTACTTTTACAATAAGTTTAATAATGCGGTGTGGTGAATAGTGCTAAATTGCCTTCAATAAATAGATACTTATGAATCAAATAAAAATATTATGGGTAGATGACGAAATAGATCTACTCAAACCACATATTCTCTTTTTGGAGAAAAAAAATTACCACCTTACTACGTGCAATAATGGCCGCGACGCTGTAGATATGTATGCCGATGGTGACTTTGACCTCGTCTTCCTTGACGAAAATATGCCCGGAATGAGCGGACTTGAAGTTCTTGCCGAA comes from the Flavobacterium ardleyense genome and includes:
- the sucD gene encoding succinate--CoA ligase subunit alpha; amino-acid sequence: MSVLVNKDSKIIVQGFTGSEGTFHAEQMIEYGTNVVGGVTPGKGGSTHLDRPVFNTVKDAVDQVQADTTIIFVPPAFAADAIMEAADAGIKVIITITEGIPVADMIKVAAYIENKPCTLVGPNCPGIITPGEAKVGIMPGFVFKKGTVGIVSKSGTLTYEAADQVVKQGLGITTAIGIGGDPIIGTTTKEAVMLLMNDPETNCIVMIGEIGGQLEADAAKWIKEDGNRKPVIGFIAGETAPKGRTMGHAGAIVGGEDDTAEAKKRIMRECGIHVVDSPAEIGKKVKEVLG
- a CDS encoding nuclear transport factor 2 family protein, with amino-acid sequence MSARKIVESLYKSDAIINSKALDTLLHADASLEWQSSKGLVMMNRMEMIALSDELSKAYPSSRIEIGHIVAENQKVAVRYSQYVSTIENPNEEMLLAHFMVVWELKDGKLFKCYQMSQLS
- a CDS encoding UDP-3-O-(3-hydroxymyristoyl)glucosamine N-acyltransferase; protein product: MKFTEKYPLAEIAALIDAKFVGDENFPVYGLNEIHVVTPGDIVFVDHPKYYDKALQSAATIVLINKEVECPEGKALLISDDPFRDFNKIIKHFSPFNPSHSSISPSATIGEGTILQPNVIVGNNVKIGDNCLIHSNVVLYDNTIIGNNVKIHAGSVLGADAFYYKKRESGFDQLISCGRVIIEDNVDIGALCTIDRGVTGDTTVGWGTKIDNQVHVGHDTIIGKKCLIASQTGIAGCVIIEDEVTLWGQVGTTSGITIGTKAVVMGQTGVTKSIAGGKSYFGTPIEESREKLKQLANIKKLPEIINKLKNYER
- the efp gene encoding elongation factor P; amino-acid sequence: MASTSDIRNGLCIKFNNDIYKIIEFLHVKPGKGPAFVRTKMRSLTTGRVLENTFSAGHKIDEVRVETHKFQFLYAEGDDFNFMHVETYEQIILNKAILDAPDLLKEGENVMVQINAETELPLSVDMPASVVLEVTYTEPGMKGNTATNAMKPAKVETGASVNVPLFINEGDKIKIDTTSGSYMERVKS
- the lpxA gene encoding acyl-ACP--UDP-N-acetylglucosamine O-acyltransferase — protein: MNQPLAYVHPGAKIAKNVVIEPFTTIHNNVIIGDGTWIGSNVTIMEGARIGKNCNIFPGAVISAVPQDLKFGGEDSLAIIGDNTTIRECVTINRGTIASGQTVIGNNCLVMATAHIAHDCQIGDNVIIVNGVLLGGHVSVGNYAIIGGLSAVHQFINIGAHAMISGGSLLRKDVPPFTKAAKEPLSYVGINSVGLRRRGFEAQKIREIQEIYRILYQKNYNTTQALGIIEAEMEATPERDEIILFIRNSSRGVMKGYTGSN
- a CDS encoding bifunctional UDP-3-O-[3-hydroxymyristoyl] N-acetylglucosamine deacetylase/3-hydroxyacyl-ACP dehydratase, which codes for MVKQKTIKQEVTLKGVGLHTGKEVTMTLKPAPVNNGYTFVRVDLEGSPVIEADVNYVVNTQRGTNLEKLGVKIQTSEHVLAACVGCDIDNIIIELNESEPPIMDGSSKYFVKALEQAGIEEQNAERKYYVVKEVINFTDETTGSEILIMPSDDYQVTAMVDFGTKVLGTQNATLKSIDDFKEEIANARTFSFLHELESLLDNGLIKGGDLNNAIVYVDKEISDSTMENLKKAFGKEHISVKPNGILDNLTLHYPNEAARHKLLDVIGDLALVGIRLKGKVIANKPGHNINTQFAKKLSKIIKLEQRNQVPAFDLNQEPLMDIHKIMSILPHRPPFLFIDRIIEMSATHVVGLKNVTMNESFFIGHFPGAPVMPGVIIVEAMAQTGGILILSSVPDPENYLTYFMKIDNVKFKQKVLPGDTLIFKCDLISPIRRGICHMQANAYANGKLVAEAELMAQIARVN
- the lpxD gene encoding UDP-3-O-(3-hydroxymyristoyl)glucosamine N-acyltransferase; translated protein: MKFTAHQIATVLEGTIEGNPEAEVFKLSKIEEGTEGALTFLSNPKYNHFIYNTLASVVIVNSNFSPDHPVSTTMIRVDDAYDAFSKILQHYNETKSNRNGIATPSYISNSAICGKDLYLGHFAVIEDNVEIGDNAQIHPHVHIAQNCKIGNNVRIFAGVRIYEDCIIGDNCVIHSGVIIGSDGFGFAPQKDGTFDKIPQIGNVIIEADVEIGAGTTIDRATMGSTIIRKGVKLDNQIQIAHNVEIGENTVIASQTGVAGSTKIGKNCMIGGQVGIVGHITIGNNVRIQAQAGVGKSLGDGEIVQGSPSFGYNDFSKSYVHFRNLPKIINDIDELKKQIIKKDDYNG
- a CDS encoding HD domain-containing protein; amino-acid sequence: MEKINKLKIFSDPIYGFITLPNTLIYDIVQHPEFQRLRRISQMGMAYMVFPGAHHTRFHHALGCLHLMQQAVNTLRIKGVRISDDEENGLYLAILLHDIGHGPFSHALEHSIIEEVSHEDISLAFMEKFNIIFPGKLDLAIEIFKASYPRKFMIQLVSSQLDMDRMDYLKRDSFFTGVAEGNISSQRMIQMMNVKDDVLVIEEKGIYSVENFLTARRLMYWQVYLHKTSLVTELILIKVMKRARELIQNKIEVNCSAPLSFFLNHNVSKEELCGDALDTFALLDDYDIISAVKQWLTHDDFILRKLSNMIINRELPKIILSNDKFSSEETQKLVDRFLETNKLTATEAKYFIFKGKIKNQAYNKCLEPIRILKKDGSVEDVIDASDQLNLRALSKPVTKYYICFPKVLVEK